The Saccharomonospora glauca K62 genome has a segment encoding these proteins:
- a CDS encoding GntR family transcriptional regulator, whose protein sequence is MEDGRPLFLQIAEQLEDAIIDGSLPEETRAPSTNELAAFHRINPATAANGINKLVADGLLYKRRGVGMFVTAGAREKLLARRRNAFAEKFIAPLLAEARRLGMDAEDLKKMIDNWRDDA, encoded by the coding sequence ATGGAAGACGGTCGCCCGCTGTTCCTCCAGATCGCGGAGCAGCTAGAGGACGCGATCATCGACGGCTCTCTGCCGGAGGAAACTCGAGCGCCGTCCACCAACGAGCTCGCCGCGTTTCACCGAATCAACCCCGCGACGGCCGCGAACGGCATCAACAAGCTCGTGGCCGACGGGCTGCTCTACAAGAGGAGGGGGGTCGGAATGTTCGTGACGGCCGGGGCTCGCGAGAAGTTGTTGGCGAGACGCCGCAACGCCTTCGCCGAGAAGTTCATCGCGCCGTTGCTCGCCGAGGCGCGCCGGTTGGGGATGGACGCGGAAGACCTGAAGAAGATGATCGACAACTGGAGGGACGACGCATGA
- a CDS encoding SDR family oxidoreductase, producing the protein MADRPLALVTGASRGIGAAVAAALAPTHRLLLGGRDVDTLRARARELPEAEPWPVDLTDAEALGEACARIESLDVLVHSAGVARLGSVAESEAAVWRENLEVNVVAVAELTRLALPALRAAKGHVVFVNSGQGLAVRAGWGPYAASKFAVRAYADALRAEEESHGVRVTSVYPGRTDTEMQRGVVAHEGGEYTPEKYLRPESVAAAVAAAVTASPDAHLTEVTIRPRPVR; encoded by the coding sequence ATGGCTGACCGACCCCTCGCTCTCGTCACCGGTGCCAGCCGCGGTATCGGTGCGGCCGTGGCCGCTGCCCTCGCTCCCACCCACCGCCTGCTGCTCGGTGGCAGGGACGTCGACACGCTGCGAGCGCGGGCGCGGGAGCTGCCCGAGGCAGAGCCGTGGCCGGTGGACCTCACCGACGCCGAGGCGCTGGGGGAGGCCTGTGCGCGGATCGAGTCCCTCGACGTGCTCGTGCACTCGGCCGGTGTCGCGAGGCTCGGTTCGGTGGCGGAGTCCGAGGCCGCCGTGTGGCGGGAGAACCTGGAGGTCAACGTCGTCGCCGTGGCCGAGCTGACGCGGCTTGCGTTGCCCGCGTTGCGGGCCGCCAAGGGCCACGTCGTCTTCGTCAACTCGGGCCAGGGGCTCGCCGTCCGCGCGGGGTGGGGGCCGTACGCGGCGAGCAAGTTCGCCGTCCGTGCCTATGCCGACGCGCTGCGCGCGGAGGAGGAGAGCCACGGCGTTCGGGTCACCAGCGTGTATCCCGGCCGTACCGACACCGAGATGCAGCGGGGCGTGGTGGCCCACGAGGGCGGCGAGTACACGCCCGAGAAGTACCTGCGTCCGGAGTCCGTCGCCGCGGCCGTGGCCGCCGCCGTCACCGCGAGCCCGGACGCGCACCTGACCGAGGTGACGATCAGGCCGAGGCCGGTCCGCTAG
- a CDS encoding PhoX family protein has translation MSTEPRRLLPLLSSHRPGRSAVTCEYRCGNACAHPAPNTSANGYFGDVARSVLSRRGALKATAVMSATAAGFAALAGTAAAEPGVPAALAGRGHGGRPSRPVPGTDFEPVAPNTADAVTVPEGYDHEVVIRWGDPVLPGAPRFDFHNQTAEAQAKQFGYNNDFVGLVPQDSSGWRYLMVVNHEYTTEPHMFPAGTYDPDNPTEEQVRIAWEAHGLSVVQTVRDPQGGLKVVPSRYNRRITLNTEFEVRGPAAGSDYLKTSADPTGRKVFGTQNNCAGGVTPWGTILSGEENIHQYFANADAVTDPVEAERLRRYGFQDGESGRKWERFDKRWDIAKEPNEPNRFGWVVEIDPNDPNSTPIKHTALGRFKHEGANIKITKDGRLAVYSGDDERFEYIYKFVSNGRYKPGRSAHARRHNSRLLDDGTLYVAKFTGDSPAEEIDGSGTLPSDGEFDGRGTWIPLASGNVSHVPGMTAEEVYVFTRLAADKVGATKMDRPEDIEPNPVNGRVYASLTNNSDRGVAGKAGADEANPRNGNRNGQVLEWEEDGGDAAATTFSWRLLLVCGDPAAADTYFGGFDKSQVSPISCPDNVTFDSHGNLWIATDGNALGSNDGLFAVPVDGPNRGQVKQFLTVPIGAEACGPVVTDDVVLVAVQHPGEDGTPEDPDSHWPDGGTSPARPAIVAVWRKGKGGRSGRIGF, from the coding sequence GTGTCCACTGAGCCGAGGCGACTTCTGCCCCTGCTGAGCTCCCATCGTCCTGGCCGTTCGGCCGTCACATGCGAGTACCGCTGTGGTAACGCGTGCGCTCACCCCGCGCCCAACACCTCGGCCAACGGCTACTTCGGTGACGTGGCCAGGAGCGTGCTCTCGCGGCGCGGTGCGTTGAAGGCGACGGCGGTGATGTCGGCGACCGCGGCCGGATTCGCGGCGTTGGCGGGTACGGCCGCGGCCGAACCGGGTGTGCCCGCGGCGCTCGCCGGGCGCGGGCACGGGGGACGGCCCTCCCGGCCCGTGCCCGGAACCGACTTCGAGCCGGTCGCCCCCAACACCGCCGACGCGGTGACGGTGCCCGAGGGCTACGACCACGAGGTGGTGATCCGGTGGGGTGATCCGGTGCTGCCGGGGGCTCCCCGGTTCGACTTCCACAACCAGACCGCCGAGGCCCAGGCCAAGCAGTTCGGGTACAACAACGACTTCGTCGGCCTCGTCCCGCAGGACTCCTCGGGGTGGCGTTACCTCATGGTGGTCAACCACGAGTACACCACCGAGCCGCACATGTTCCCCGCGGGCACCTACGACCCCGACAACCCGACCGAGGAGCAGGTGCGGATCGCGTGGGAGGCGCACGGTCTTTCCGTGGTACAGACCGTTCGTGACCCGCAGGGTGGTCTGAAGGTGGTGCCGAGCCGGTACAACCGACGGATCACGCTCAACACCGAGTTCGAGGTCCGCGGTCCCGCCGCTGGTTCGGACTACCTCAAGACCTCGGCCGACCCGACCGGCCGCAAGGTCTTCGGCACGCAGAACAACTGTGCGGGCGGGGTCACTCCCTGGGGCACGATCCTCTCCGGTGAGGAGAACATCCACCAGTACTTCGCCAACGCCGACGCGGTGACCGACCCGGTGGAGGCCGAGCGGCTCCGGCGCTACGGGTTCCAGGACGGCGAGAGCGGCCGCAAGTGGGAGCGGTTCGACAAGCGCTGGGACATCGCGAAGGAGCCCAACGAGCCCAACCGCTTCGGCTGGGTGGTGGAGATTGATCCCAACGACCCGAACTCGACGCCGATCAAGCACACGGCACTCGGCCGGTTCAAGCACGAGGGTGCCAACATCAAGATCACGAAGGACGGCCGGTTGGCCGTGTACTCCGGCGACGACGAGCGGTTCGAGTACATCTACAAGTTCGTCTCCAACGGCCGTTACAAGCCGGGGCGCAGCGCCCACGCCCGCAGGCACAACTCCCGCCTGCTCGACGACGGCACCCTGTATGTCGCGAAGTTCACCGGCGACAGCCCCGCCGAGGAGATCGACGGTAGCGGCACCCTGCCCTCCGACGGGGAGTTCGACGGTCGGGGCACGTGGATTCCGCTGGCCAGCGGCAACGTCTCCCACGTGCCGGGCATGACCGCCGAGGAGGTCTACGTCTTCACCCGGCTGGCGGCCGACAAGGTCGGCGCGACCAAGATGGATCGCCCCGAGGACATCGAGCCGAACCCGGTCAACGGGCGCGTGTACGCGTCGTTGACCAACAACAGCGACCGGGGAGTGGCGGGCAAGGCCGGGGCCGACGAGGCCAACCCCCGCAACGGCAACCGCAACGGCCAGGTGCTGGAGTGGGAGGAGGACGGCGGCGACGCGGCCGCCACGACGTTCTCGTGGCGGCTGTTGCTGGTGTGCGGGGACCCCGCGGCGGCCGACACCTACTTCGGCGGATTCGACAAGAGCCAGGTCAGCCCGATCTCCTGCCCCGACAACGTGACGTTCGACAGCCACGGCAACCTGTGGATCGCCACGGACGGCAACGCGCTCGGCTCGAACGACGGGTTGTTCGCGGTGCCGGTGGACGGTCCGAACCGCGGCCAGGTCAAGCAGTTCCTGACGGTGCCGATCGGTGCGGAGGCGTGCGGCCCGGTGGTCACCGACGACGTCGTGCTGGTCGCCGTGCAGCATCCCGGCGAGGACGGAACGCCGGAGGACCCGGACTCGCACTGGCCCGACGGCGGTACCTCGCCCGCGCGGCCGGCGATCGTCGCGGTGTGGCGGAAAGGCAAGGGGGGACGTTCGGGACGAATCGGGTTCTGA